Below is a genomic region from Candidatus Roseilinea sp..
GGTTCCATGACTCGCTCAACGGCATGCGCCGCTTCTTCGATTCAGGTGATGGAGACCGCCGGAATCTACAACACAGCCGGATTCAACGACGACACGCCGTGCCTTCTGCTCCATCCCCGCTCGGCACGACCTGTGGCGGCGCGCAGCGTGCGACTGGCTGGCCGGGCTGGTCGCGCGTCACGTCATTGATGAGCAGGATGCCCATGAGATGCGCGCGCGCCTTGGCCTATGACTTGACCAAGATCACCTATCGTTTATAATGGCTGTCAAACTTAGATTGATGCGCGCTGTAAATTTGTGTTGATCGCGTTAACGCGTTTGAGCCAGGCGCGCTTGGAAGGAGGCAAAAATGATTTCCGAACAAATGACATCCGCTTTGAACCAACAGGCCGCGGAAGAAGCCTATGCGTCGAGCGTCTATCTGTCCATGGCGCTGTGGTGTGACGCTCAGGGCTACGAGGGCGCAGCGCGCTATCTCGCTGCCAGCTCGCAAGAGGAGCGCGAACACATGGAGAAGTTCTTGCAGTACGTCGTGGATCAGGACAGCCCGGCCCGCGTGCCGGCCGTATCCGAGCCACCCCACGAGTTCAACTCGTTGCCCGAGATTATGAAGTCTGTACTCGAATTGGAGATGGATGTGGCGCGCAAGATTCACCGCATCGTGGATCTAGCCATCGCCGAGAAAGACCACGCCACCTGGAACTGGCTACAGTGGTTCGTGGCCGAGCAGCGCGACGCCGAGATCAAGGCGCGCAATATCCTCGACCGCATCGAGGTGATCGGCACGGACGCCACCGGCTTGTATGAGATTGACAGGATGCTCGGCAAGATGGCCAAGTCAGAGGAAGCGTAGCGCGCGGGCGGTCAGGCTGCGCCGCGCAGTCTGACCGCCGCGGGCAATATAATCCAGCGCGTGGCTATCCTGGGCTTCTCCGTCCGCCGCGCGTGGCTGAACCTCCGGAATCGCTGGCGCCGGCGGCGCAAGTTCCCCCCTTTCGTCATCGTCCCTCTAGAAGGCGAAATTGTCGAGCTGCCGCCTTCATGGCCGGAGCTGCCGTTGTTTCTCGCGCGGCTGGTGCCGATGCCTTTGGGGCCGCTCAGCGTCAGCGAGTTGCGTCGCACCTTCGAGCAGCTAGCACTTGACCCGCGAGTGCAGGGCGTCGTGCTTCGGATCGCGTGCGTGGCCAACCCGGCCGTCTATCAGAGCTTGCGCGATCTGTTGACGCGCTTTCGCAGCAGTGGCAAACGTCTTGTCGCCTACGCGGAATCGCTCGGCCCCTTTCAGTATTATCTGGCGTGCGCCTGCGATCAGGTCGTCATGCCGCCCAGCGCTGAGTGGAATGTCCTGGGCTTCTACAACACATATCTCTTCCTCAAGGATGCGCTGGATCACCTGGGCGTTGGCGTTGATGTGGTGAACGTCTCGCCGTTCAAGTCTGCCGGTGATATCTTCTCGCGCAACGATTTCTCGCCCGATTCGCGCGCACAGGCCGAATGGCTGCTGGATGCGCGCTTCGACGCGCTCGTGCGAGGCATCGCCGAAGGCCGGAATCTCAGTCCGGAGCGTGTGCGCGAGTTGATTGATGGTGCGCCCCTGAGCGCTCGGGAAGCCGTGCAACATGGCCTGCTCGATGCGGCGCTCTACGAAGATGAACTCGATCGCTTCCTCATGCCCGAACCGCCCGCAGCGGGAGATGGGCGCATCGCGCGTTTGGCGCAGCGCATTGAGAAGGTGGCGCCTAGGCTCGCCGATGACCTGCGTCGCGCTCAACACGCGGCTGCCGAGCGGGCGCGGCGTGCCTGCATCCACTTAGAGGAAGTGCGCCGGTCGCTCCTCTTCCCCGTCGTCGAATATGCGCCCAAGGTGATTGGCGTGGTGAAAGTCGAGGGACTAATTGCGTCCGGCACCAGTCGGCGTTTGCCCATCCCGCTTCCGCTGGCCGGCGAGCAAATTGCCGGATCCAGCAGCGTCGCACAAGCCATCCGGCGCGCCGAGGCCGATGATCGTATTGCCGCAGTGATCCTCTACGTGGATTCCGGAGGTGGTTCGGTACTGGCGTCCGACCTGATCGCGCGTGAGATGCGCCGTCTGCGCGCCCGGAAGCCCGTTGTAGTTTACATGGGTGGCACGGCGGCGTCGGGCGGTTACTATGTGTCAGCGCTTGCGAATTGCATCGTCGCTCAGCCGCTGACCATTACCGGCAGCATTGGGGTCGTTGCGCTCAAGCCGAACACGCGCGAGGCGTTCGAGAGGCTTGGCGTGCATCGCGTGACGCTGCAGCGTGGCAAGCGCGCTGCGCTATTCAGTGACGTTGAGCCGATGGACGAGGAGTCGCGCGCGGTTTTCGCCGGCCTGGTTGCACGCGCTTACGAGGACTTCAAACGAGTGGTGGCGGAAGGGCGCGCCATTGCGCCCGCCGCCCTGGAACCCATCTGCGGTGGGCGTGTGTGGACCGGCGCACAAGCGAAGGATCACCGGTTGGTGGATGCGTTAGGGGATTTCACGGTAGCGGTGGAGAAAGCGCGTGAGCTAGGCGGCTTGCCCAGCAACAAACGTGTGGGTGTGGTTGTCATCACACCCCCGCGCAGGCCGATGCTGCCTCCGACCTTTTCGGCGATTGCGCGCCCAGCGCGCGCTACCTTGGATGGCTTGCGCGAGCTGCGTGAGCTGCTCACCGAAACGAGCGCGTGGGCGGTGTCGCTTTGGCGCAGCAGCGTCACACGTTAGCGT
It encodes:
- the sppA gene encoding endopeptidase IV: MAILGFSVRRAWLNLRNRWRRRRKFPPFVIVPLEGEIVELPPSWPELPLFLARLVPMPLGPLSVSELRRTFEQLALDPRVQGVVLRIACVANPAVYQSLRDLLTRFRSSGKRLVAYAESLGPFQYYLACACDQVVMPPSAEWNVLGFYNTYLFLKDALDHLGVGVDVVNVSPFKSAGDIFSRNDFSPDSRAQAEWLLDARFDALVRGIAEGRNLSPERVRELIDGAPLSAREAVQHGLLDAALYEDELDRFLMPEPPAAGDGRIARLAQRIEKVAPRLADDLRRAQHAAAERARRACIHLEEVRRSLLFPVVEYAPKVIGVVKVEGLIASGTSRRLPIPLPLAGEQIAGSSSVAQAIRRAEADDRIAAVILYVDSGGGSVLASDLIAREMRRLRARKPVVVYMGGTAASGGYYVSALANCIVAQPLTITGSIGVVALKPNTREAFERLGVHRVTLQRGKRAALFSDVEPMDEESRAVFAGLVARAYEDFKRVVAEGRAIAPAALEPICGGRVWTGAQAKDHRLVDALGDFTVAVEKARELGGLPSNKRVGVVVITPPRRPMLPPTFSAIARPARATLDGLRELRELLTETSAWAVSLWRSSVTR
- a CDS encoding hypothetical protein (possible pseudo, frameshifted), whose protein sequence is MATEYTRNLQPLLNAFGNDRRFRLILFTLDEATYAPRTGAVGRALPPPSGSAAPWWFHDSLNGMRRFFDSGDGDRRNLQHSRIQRRHAVPSAPSPLGTTCGGAQRATGWPGWSRVTSLMSRMPMRCARALAYDLTKITYRL
- a CDS encoding ferritin, which codes for MISEQMTSALNQQAAEEAYASSVYLSMALWCDAQGYEGAARYLAASSQEEREHMEKFLQYVVDQDSPARVPAVSEPPHEFNSLPEIMKSVLELEMDVARKIHRIVDLAIAEKDHATWNWLQWFVAEQRDAEIKARNILDRIEVIGTDATGLYEIDRMLGKMAKSEEA